In the Cololabis saira isolate AMF1-May2022 chromosome 7, fColSai1.1, whole genome shotgun sequence genome, one interval contains:
- the rad9a gene encoding cell cycle checkpoint control protein RAD9A isoform X2 — translation MAIKSVQAVFRSLATLEKTVERCHIELEEQKDRLTFTLHCKHGLMKTHNLSYQDSESLQAVFDKDAYANTFRAHPRLLVDTVAHFPPSLEEVTVTVSDERMWVRNHVEDEAERSKTMLSELCLASDEFDHFAMKTHNSITFCLKELRGMLLFAESTGLPVSMHFGEPGSPVVLSVTDSVLEGNFVLATLSDDPSLHKNNSRGASMPPPPPPDDFMNDDIDCYLIAMDTSIAPGASSVDPPAPSLADSVTSKHCAATSNRTRICLEEEEEEEDTECPPNKKFRSLLFGSVLPASPQMSRRSVMTQEVLASDSEDDADAE, via the exons ATGGCAATAAAG AGTGTGCAGGCTGTGTTTAGATCTCTGGCAACGTTGGAGAAAACAGTGGAAAGGTGTCACATAGAGCTGGAAGAACAGAAGGACCGTCTCACTTTCACCCTGCACTGCAAACATG GCTTGATGAAGACACACAACCTGTCTTATCAGGACAGTGAAAGCTTACAGGCAGTGTTTGATAAGGATGCCTACGCAAACACATTCAGAGCTCACCCCAG ATTGCTGGTGGACACAGTTGCGCACTTCCCACCATCTCTGGAAGAAGTAACTGTGACAGTGAGTGACGAAAGGATGTGGGTCAGGAACCACGTGGAGGATGAAGCAG aGCGGTCCAAGACCATGCTGTCAGAGCTGTGCCTGGCTTCAGATGAGTTTGACCATTTTGCCATGAAGACTCACAACAGCATCACCTTTTGTCTGAAGGAGCTACGG GGGATGCTGTTGTTTGCAGAATCAACTGGTCTCCCAGTGTCCATGCACTTTGGTGAGCCGGGGAG CCCGGTGGTGCTTTCAGTAACGGACAGTGTCCTGGAGGGAAACTTTGTGTTGGCCACACTTTCGGATGATCCCAGCCTGCATAAAAACAACAGCCGAGG CGCATCGATGCCACCACCACCCCCTCCTGATGACTTCATGAATGATGACATAGACTGCTATTTAATCGCCATGGATACCAGTATTGCACCAGGAGCATCTAGTGTAGACCCACCTGCACCATCGTTAGCTGATTCTGTAACATCAAAACATTGTGCTGCCACCAGTAACAGGACAAGAATATgcctggaggaagaggaagaggaggaagatacTGAGTGTCCTCCTAACAAGAAG TTCCGGTCCCTCTTGTTTGGATCAGTACTCCCGGCGTCTCCTCAGATGAGCAGACGGTCAGTGATGACCCAGGAGGTGCTGGCCAGTGACAGTGAggatgatgctgatgctgagtgA
- the rad9a gene encoding cell cycle checkpoint control protein RAD9A isoform X1 gives MQCVVTGGNVKVLAKAVHSLSRIGDELYVEPQEDGLALRSVNSSRSAYACFLFAPLFFSRYSVPNGVNFRCKMAIKSVQAVFRSLATLEKTVERCHIELEEQKDRLTFTLHCKHGLMKTHNLSYQDSESLQAVFDKDAYANTFRAHPRLLVDTVAHFPPSLEEVTVTVSDERMWVRNHVEDEAERSKTMLSELCLASDEFDHFAMKTHNSITFCLKELRGMLLFAESTGLPVSMHFGEPGSPVVLSVTDSVLEGNFVLATLSDDPSLHKNNSRGASMPPPPPPDDFMNDDIDCYLIAMDTSIAPGASSVDPPAPSLADSVTSKHCAATSNRTRICLEEEEEEEDTECPPNKKFRSLLFGSVLPASPQMSRRSVMTQEVLASDSEDDADAE, from the exons ATGCAGTGTGTTGTGACGGGAGGAAACGTGAAAG TGCTGGCGAAAGCCGTCCATTCTCTGTCCAGAATCGGTGATGAGCTGTATGTGGAGCCGCAGGAAGACGGG CTGGCCCTGCGGTCTGTGAACTCTTCTCGGTCGGCATACGCTTGTTTCCTGTTCGCACCGCTCTTCTTCAGCAG GTACTCCGTTCCCAATGGGGTAAACTTCCGCTGCAAGATGGCAATAAAG AGTGTGCAGGCTGTGTTTAGATCTCTGGCAACGTTGGAGAAAACAGTGGAAAGGTGTCACATAGAGCTGGAAGAACAGAAGGACCGTCTCACTTTCACCCTGCACTGCAAACATG GCTTGATGAAGACACACAACCTGTCTTATCAGGACAGTGAAAGCTTACAGGCAGTGTTTGATAAGGATGCCTACGCAAACACATTCAGAGCTCACCCCAG ATTGCTGGTGGACACAGTTGCGCACTTCCCACCATCTCTGGAAGAAGTAACTGTGACAGTGAGTGACGAAAGGATGTGGGTCAGGAACCACGTGGAGGATGAAGCAG aGCGGTCCAAGACCATGCTGTCAGAGCTGTGCCTGGCTTCAGATGAGTTTGACCATTTTGCCATGAAGACTCACAACAGCATCACCTTTTGTCTGAAGGAGCTACGG GGGATGCTGTTGTTTGCAGAATCAACTGGTCTCCCAGTGTCCATGCACTTTGGTGAGCCGGGGAG CCCGGTGGTGCTTTCAGTAACGGACAGTGTCCTGGAGGGAAACTTTGTGTTGGCCACACTTTCGGATGATCCCAGCCTGCATAAAAACAACAGCCGAGG CGCATCGATGCCACCACCACCCCCTCCTGATGACTTCATGAATGATGACATAGACTGCTATTTAATCGCCATGGATACCAGTATTGCACCAGGAGCATCTAGTGTAGACCCACCTGCACCATCGTTAGCTGATTCTGTAACATCAAAACATTGTGCTGCCACCAGTAACAGGACAAGAATATgcctggaggaagaggaagaggaggaagatacTGAGTGTCCTCCTAACAAGAAG TTCCGGTCCCTCTTGTTTGGATCAGTACTCCCGGCGTCTCCTCAGATGAGCAGACGGTCAGTGATGACCCAGGAGGTGCTGGCCAGTGACAGTGAggatgatgctgatgctgagtgA